CGCCGTCGCCGAATTCCGTCCTCCCTTTACAGAAACTGAGGACAATTCCTTCCGGAGCAGACGTAAGAGAATTCGCAGTGGAAAGTTCTAGAATCCATGAAAACCAACACACAGTCAGAAGATTCAAGAACAGAGGCAATTTTTACAGCAGCAAGAGCTTAACGGAACTTGAGTTTCAGGAGCTGAAAGGGTTTATGGATTTGGGTTTTGTGTTCACTGAAGAAGATAAAGATTCAAGGTTGGTTTCTTTGATACCTGGGTTGCAAAGACTGGGAAGAGAAGGAAACGAAGAACAGAACAAAAATGATGAAATTGCTTTGGTTTCGAGTTCTAAGCCTTATTTATCAGAGGCTTGGGATTTTTATGAACAAAAGGAGATTAGAAATATTTCATTGTTCAATTGGAGGGTGCCAGTTTTGGGAAATGAGAATGACATGAAGCACAATCTTAAGTCTTGGGCTCATACAGTTGCATCTATTGTAAGATAACCCTCAGCTCGAAATTCACCTCaagttatttttatgtgaaattaatagttaaaaattgtaaaataatttaatatatttaattaaattgtaatCACATAAATAATCGTATGTAAAATTTCGCCTAAATAAATACCttactttttttgttattatgtatttatttttttttgtttaataaaaaatcttaattgTAGATATCTTTTATCCAATATGTACAATGTTTTAccaagatttatttttctctatgtttctttttatttttgtccccATTTTTGTTTAGGCTGCAATTTAGGATTTTAGAGATGGAATAGAATTGCTATAAAATTCAAGAGGGATAAGATGGATATAGAGATATAAAGTATAAGGATTTGAATGTTCAGAAATCATTTTGAAGTTTATTCATAAAGAGAGATAATTCTTGAGAGTAAAGTAACCTTGATTTGCGTTTTGGACATTCCTGTACTAGTTGATTTTGCCATCTTGGTAGGGTAAATTTgttttcttcctctgaagaatcTTGATttgtttattcaaattcaaagttgatataaagatgtttttcaccttcaattaattttttgtttctttattcaATAACTGAGCAATACAAATAACATTAGACAGGTGCCGTTAGCGTAGTTGACACGGGGACCTCATCAACAACTTAAATTATGTTGTTTCGTGAATAATAAGATTGGTTGGGCTAAAGTGGAAGAGAATAGAAGAAATGGTTGActcataaattaataatatattttcattattGTAGGGGATGATGTCTCTTAGAGCATATTTATGATGTtagtatttaaaaatagaaatagaaagaaTAACTGTGTGTGGGTGTGTTTTATAAATATGGGGCTATATATATGATAGATCGGTCTATATATCGTAAGGTATAAAACACTACTTATAGTCTGCATGCGTCGGGTGAAAATCGGATTTGATGTGACTCAAATTCGATTCAAAATATATATCGGGTTTATTTATTAGATTCGAATTCGATCCTAAATCCGATGaaatttatacacttttaggTTACGAGTATATCGAGTAAAAATCGGGTGAAAATCGGACCGTTAACATTATATTATCTTGATACCTTCTTACAAactagcatgtaaaaatatctaaatttacAAGACTCCAACTATTATTTAATATgataaaattcacttaaaaaaatataacaagaactaactcttatctaaaattaaacgataaccataatcaatactaatattgtataATAACACCagatatttaaatcaatacaaataattcAACATTAtgtattagtctaaaatcttatacattttaaacataaaacattaacttatagtcttataataactaataacacaaaatattaaagtttacaatacttaaatttcacataagaataaccatcatccatcactaataacacaaaatattaattgtgtatgataaCCGGTCACCGGGCCGACTTCGGGTGAGCCGAGTCATGGTCCgaacccgacccgaaataatgaccggatctatttttgagacccttatcCGACCCTAAATCTgataaaatcacaccaaattaactCTTAAAATACTCGAAATTGGGCTGGACCTTCAGACCGGACCGAACCATACACACCCTTAACACTACTATTCCTTAACAATTTAAGATATTTCGCCAGTATTTATTGGACTCTTTTAAGTACTTACTAGTAAAATATTatgcaaaaaaatattatcgatCTCAATGCATCCAAATTAGTCAATCCTTATAAAATAGTAAATCTCATATTATATACtatgtaatttatttttgtaaaataggAAAAACTTGACAAACAACTGTTTTCAAACCAAagttaattaaactaatttatttgttaGCTTAAAAATATTTCTCCAGTTGGATCAATTTTGATTACTATTTcacatttaaatataatattttctcATATTTATATTTCATAGTTTACAAATTATTATACCTTTTATTTGTATACAGTATCGATGAAATATAGTCTtgatttagtaaaatattttggAAATGTATTTGTGCTTTCTAAAagcacaaatattttttttatattcggTAAATagaaaaactaatatttttgtaCTTGCAGTTGaaaaattagaagtgttttaaAAGTACTTAaagatgtatttttttaaagttagtttatacttattaaaatgaaaaaaaaattaatataacctaatatattcataaatatacaattttgtatatctttatatttatgtttattataatttatttatattttaaaagttattttatcaaatgcaattattattgtttatacTTATTAATAGTCATTTGTAAGttgatttaataaatataaatgctacaattttttaataaagtacAAATATTCGCTATGTTGTCATGTTCATGTGAACACGACACTCACATATGTGTCTTCCGAATCTAATTgtctcttaataaaaaaatacttatctGAACACGTTTGAACACACTTAAATATTATCATATATTATCGTATCCAATCTTATTAggaacttttattttttaaaaaatattatatattattatttattaaaatcacaaatacattaaaaacacttaaaacattaatttatattttaatatctataaaatttttatatattattgtaatttatttaaaaattattttatattttatatatacattgtATTTCCGTGTcttataacaaattaaaattcgtGTTCAtattttatagtatatttttaaaaaaataaatcgacCAATATTCTTAGTACGAATGAGAATGACATGATTTGGAAAAGAAAAACCCAGTTGCGGTTAACTGGATCGGATAAGAAGGATGAGTGTGCTATGGTATTTGTGAGAGAATATTCTCCCCTCATTCACGACTATTTAAAATGGAAGATACGTTGATGACGAAACCAAAATTTTGCTAATCTAACAACAGCTCACAATATTGTTGTTTGAATCAAGAAGTTGACAATTTAAATGAAACAGCTTAATTAGTTGGAATTCCATCACTGTTGGACTATTTTTAAACAAATCTCCATAAAGTCATAATAAAAGCACATTGAAGTAAAGTAACTTTCTTCTAttattacattattattattatatcttaCCCTTGTAAATAACGTGTTATATTTACTTGACTAGAGTTGTTGCATATACAATAAGAAATAGACTTGCATGATTTAATTTTAGACTATGGTCAATGGATGAATTAATTACAGGGGATTTGTAGTTACATAGAAGATAGAGTGTAAAATATTGGGTCAGTTGTCGTTGCTTGAGGCAGCTTCTGGAAGCTTAAAAGTTGGAGGTTTATCAACACCCCTTCTTGAGTACTCCCTCCATCTtctagcagcagcagcagctcTTTTTGCTCTTTCTTTCACTTCCTCCTCTGCAATAAATTATTAACATCTCAAATATCATAACTGCCAATTTGCATAGAGAATATATATCTCTCATATTTTGGTagttgtgaaaaaaaaatttctgttAATCTTtataatttcatcaaatttttaattagatttttatagtttaaaagtttgtaattaaAATCCTATACTAAATCAAAACTTTTAATTAGGCcctttctaattattttttgttaaaaaatattttttttgaattattcgTTTTTATGTTTGACGTAGAATGAATTATGGAATATTCTAATAAAAACACATATTCTAGAAtgattgtatttttcttttaaaaaataactaataaaaaatttggttaaatTATAAAGACTAATACAATAACTAATACATAAACCAAATCATAAGGCATAACTAGTCATATCAGTTGTTCAATGTGTAAATGTGTAATTTGTATTCATTATTACATCTTGTAGTTTATTCTACTGCACACGACCTCTCAATCGAAAAATTATTGCATATTTAGGTGGATTGTGTGTCATTCATTTACAAAGTGGCAGAATATATTACCATTTATTATGAATAGATCCGTATTTTTATTCGAAATGTCACTTTATAAATGAAAGAAGCATATTCCAAATGCTCCATGATGAGAATGCAATAATTTATCCCTCCTCACCATTGAATGTGGTGTGTGATCTATATAC
The genomic region above belongs to Arachis duranensis cultivar V14167 chromosome 3, aradu.V14167.gnm2.J7QH, whole genome shotgun sequence and contains:
- the LOC107478155 gene encoding uncharacterized protein LOC107478155 encodes the protein MVLKLLDSYWFETTILTNKALSKLDQYSHNKKVVEEGKEEQVIHIKLIEEVAKAANNTLEFRSFSDQNLGYTASIFSDSPSPNSVLPLQKLRTIPSGADVREFAVESSRIHENQHTVRRFKNRGNFYSSKSLTELEFQELKGFMDLGFVFTEEDKDSRLVSLIPGLQRLGREGNEEQNKNDEIALVSSSKPYLSEAWDFYEQKEIRNISLFNWRVPVLGNENDMKHNLKSWAHTVASIVR